In a single window of the Acidobacteriaceae bacterium genome:
- a CDS encoding DUF4870 domain-containing protein, whose protein sequence is MIDEPQTPGAGPEGTGQETSTGGVSDWSTVPPAQPPVPPAPPSQSLEPLPAPPPPPPAPQQPAAGGYGQVYGTGPGSGPQYPPPPPQGPPQGYAGGPGPQYPPGAPPPAAGQGLSSNAAAAISYITFVPAVIFLVMAPYNRDRFVRFHAWQCIALTVVAVVIGIVFSIFAFIGLHLMFWMFALIRSLIDLVLFIFWLIALIKASQGQWYKIPIVGDLATSFAGSQV, encoded by the coding sequence ATGATCGACGAACCACAAACACCGGGTGCCGGGCCAGAGGGGACGGGACAAGAGACGAGCACGGGCGGGGTCAGCGACTGGAGCACAGTTCCACCAGCGCAACCACCGGTTCCACCAGCGCCACCTTCGCAATCGCTGGAACCGCTGCCCGCGCCGCCACCTCCACCGCCTGCGCCGCAGCAGCCTGCCGCGGGGGGGTACGGGCAGGTGTATGGGACCGGACCCGGATCAGGGCCGCAGTATCCGCCGCCACCGCCGCAGGGGCCGCCGCAGGGATATGCCGGTGGGCCGGGGCCGCAGTATCCGCCGGGGGCTCCGCCGCCAGCAGCTGGTCAGGGACTGAGCAGTAACGCGGCGGCGGCGATCTCGTACATCACGTTCGTGCCGGCGGTGATCTTCCTGGTGATGGCTCCTTACAACCGCGACCGGTTTGTGCGGTTCCATGCGTGGCAGTGCATTGCGCTGACGGTGGTCGCAGTGGTCATCGGGATCGTGTTCTCGATCTTCGCGTTCATAGGCTTGCACCTGATGTTCTGGATGTTCGCCCTCATTCGCAGTCTGATCGATCTTGTGCTGTTTATCTTCTGGCTGATTGCGCTGATCAAGGCGAGCCAGGGACAGTGGTACAAGATCCCGATCGTTGGGGATTTGGCGACGAGCTTCGCGGGCAGCCAAGTCTAG
- a CDS encoding dienelactone hydrolase family protein, which produces MRRVASAVISVALAVASSAVAQDWAKANLAKSSRHGEFVTIHEPGGRDLQAWVVYPEVKDKAPVVVMVHEIFGLSDWAREMADEVAGAGYIVVEPDLLSGLGPAQMAQVRDSAHVTLAGYQPQQAPQQYHGDHPIMPDAQQQSGAPYAPARPGGTSAFPDQGAVTRAVSSLPDAQVLADLDAAANYGKGLPAANGKLFVAGFCWGGGKAFLFATHRHDLSAAFVFYGPPPAAQLMKNITAPVYGFYAQNDARITATIPATQDAMKALGKTYEPVVYDGAGHGFMRTGEAPDANAANTAARRDGFKRLIDLLGGVR; this is translated from the coding sequence ATGAGACGAGTGGCAAGTGCGGTGATTTCCGTTGCGCTGGCGGTCGCAAGCAGCGCTGTGGCGCAGGACTGGGCGAAGGCAAACCTGGCGAAGAGTTCGAGGCACGGCGAGTTTGTGACCATCCATGAGCCGGGGGGACGAGACCTGCAGGCGTGGGTGGTGTATCCGGAGGTGAAGGACAAGGCTCCGGTGGTGGTGATGGTCCATGAGATCTTCGGGCTGAGTGACTGGGCGCGCGAGATGGCGGATGAGGTCGCGGGCGCGGGGTACATTGTCGTCGAGCCGGATCTGTTGAGCGGGCTGGGGCCGGCGCAGATGGCGCAGGTACGTGATTCGGCTCATGTGACGCTTGCCGGATATCAGCCGCAACAGGCACCGCAGCAGTATCACGGCGACCATCCGATCATGCCGGATGCGCAGCAGCAGAGCGGAGCGCCGTATGCTCCGGCCCGGCCGGGCGGGACGAGTGCGTTTCCGGATCAAGGCGCGGTGACGCGGGCGGTGTCGTCGTTGCCGGATGCGCAGGTACTGGCGGATCTGGATGCAGCAGCGAACTACGGCAAGGGGCTTCCGGCTGCGAACGGAAAGCTGTTTGTTGCCGGGTTCTGCTGGGGCGGTGGGAAGGCGTTTTTGTTTGCGACGCACCGGCATGATCTGAGCGCGGCGTTTGTGTTTTATGGGCCACCTCCGGCAGCACAGCTGATGAAGAACATCACGGCGCCGGTGTACGGGTTTTATGCACAGAACGATGCGCGGATTACGGCGACGATCCCGGCAACCCAGGACGCGATGAAGGCGCTGGGCAAAACTTACGAGCCAGTGGTGTATGACGGAGCGGGGCATGGTTTCATGCGCACCGGCGAGGCTCCGGATGCGAATGCGGCGAATACTGCGGCAAGGCGAGACGGGTTTAAGAGGCTGATTGATTTGTTGGGCGGGGTGCGGTAG
- a CDS encoding DUF4062 domain-containing protein, with protein MKPPTFFLSSTIYDFRDLRSAIKFYLEEQGCRVLASEFNDFLKPLDRHSYDACLHAIEQADFFVLLIGTRVGGWFIPEERVSITQQEYRQAYELQKAGKLKIVTFVRDEVWQVREERKELASYLGSLPYGESERTKIKAYPSKFAEDADFISGFITEVARNRETAKALKAGGALPSGNWIHVFHNFGDVISTLQSQVFSGLPIEEAAMRRLLQSEIREILRRCIPKTPRGLLSVRRGLENFLTKYPLTTENRKDEFLEIDASDWDKFAWFAFHVISRKFHPIILDRAIVSPFFLQFDPILKAFEETPIHNALLNLREEIRRFNEANTPETLTVIYEHTPRQRGFRNGSIEVEPIKLATLLHLLDRWVNLIELSTSIHRYLDGGGFVEPSLRPRTPILGMEEKIEEEFPSIDEILSVIGSNDRV; from the coding sequence ATGAAGCCTCCGACATTCTTTCTGTCCTCCACGATCTATGATTTCAGGGATCTACGATCGGCGATTAAGTTCTACCTCGAGGAACAAGGTTGCAGAGTCCTGGCATCAGAATTCAACGACTTCCTTAAGCCTCTTGACAGACATTCTTACGATGCGTGCCTTCACGCGATCGAGCAAGCCGACTTTTTCGTGCTGCTCATCGGAACGCGCGTCGGAGGCTGGTTCATACCAGAGGAACGCGTCAGCATCACCCAACAAGAATACCGTCAGGCTTACGAGCTGCAGAAAGCTGGCAAGCTGAAGATAGTCACATTCGTTCGCGACGAAGTTTGGCAGGTCCGAGAAGAGAGAAAAGAGCTGGCATCATACCTTGGCTCGCTTCCGTATGGAGAGAGCGAAAGAACGAAGATCAAGGCCTACCCGAGCAAATTCGCGGAGGACGCCGACTTCATCTCCGGATTCATCACGGAGGTCGCGCGTAATCGAGAGACTGCGAAGGCGCTCAAGGCCGGCGGGGCACTGCCATCCGGTAATTGGATCCACGTCTTCCATAACTTTGGCGACGTGATCTCAACGTTGCAATCTCAGGTCTTTTCTGGACTGCCGATAGAAGAGGCGGCCATGAGGAGATTGTTGCAATCTGAAATCCGAGAGATTTTGCGGCGTTGCATCCCAAAAACACCAAGGGGATTGTTGTCGGTGCGCCGAGGACTCGAGAACTTTCTTACAAAGTACCCACTCACGACCGAAAACAGAAAGGATGAGTTTCTCGAGATCGATGCGAGCGACTGGGACAAGTTCGCCTGGTTTGCATTCCATGTGATCTCTCGGAAGTTCCACCCGATCATCTTAGATAGAGCGATCGTTTCACCGTTTTTCCTACAATTCGATCCAATCCTCAAAGCGTTCGAGGAAACGCCCATCCATAACGCCCTCTTGAATTTACGGGAGGAAATTCGGCGCTTCAATGAGGCGAATACTCCAGAAACCCTAACGGTTATTTACGAACACACCCCGAGGCAACGGGGATTCCGAAATGGCAGCATCGAAGTGGAACCGATTAAGCTAGCGACACTTCTTCACCTATTGGATCGCTGGGTTAATCTCATCGAGCTGTCCACCTCGATTCACAGATACCTCGATGGGGGAGGGTTCGTTGAGCCATCGCTGCGTCCTCGAACTCCGATTCTGGGAATGGAGGAAAAGATAGAGGAGGAATTTCCATCGATTGATGAGATCCTGAGCGTCATTGGCTCAAACGATCGGGTGTAG
- a CDS encoding HAMP domain-containing sensor histidine kinase, with translation MSASSLMPHAVCWRADQHLIWTMVASNAITFLSYTTICITLLALRRRTAIIIARDWVFFLTGFALFIVACGTTHLMEVVTTWSPIFWADAWTNILTAIFSAYVALQLIRRLSTITSGINDYAARLARTEDEKAQMQESLMAAQKLEAWSRMSAVVTHEIGNPLEAIQNILYLIRQSDVATPEIVRLTRMASEEADRVLTISRSTLSFFRQSSNPERIDLRAAAESVRFLLDPVLRRREITLNVRISGDVTIDALAGEARQVLLNLVRNACEASPRGGSAVTLTLSGQADHVDIIVTDEGSGIDPAVLPTIFQFGQTTKGSQGNGMGLWTVKHIVDRHGGKIHVDSQPGHGATFTITWPRHIHSPTNGARRTTRLHTVSA, from the coding sequence ATGTCAGCAAGCTCGCTGATGCCGCACGCCGTCTGTTGGCGCGCGGACCAGCACCTCATCTGGACCATGGTGGCCTCCAACGCCATCACCTTCCTCAGCTACACCACCATTTGCATCACGCTTCTCGCCCTCCGTCGCCGTACGGCCATCATCATCGCCCGCGACTGGGTCTTCTTCCTCACCGGCTTCGCTCTCTTCATCGTTGCCTGCGGCACCACGCACCTCATGGAGGTCGTCACCACCTGGTCGCCCATCTTCTGGGCCGATGCCTGGACGAACATCCTTACCGCCATCTTCTCCGCGTACGTCGCTCTCCAGCTCATCCGTCGCCTCAGCACCATCACCTCCGGCATCAACGACTACGCCGCCCGCCTCGCCCGCACCGAAGACGAAAAGGCCCAGATGCAGGAAAGCCTCATGGCAGCGCAGAAGCTCGAGGCCTGGAGCCGCATGTCCGCCGTCGTCACGCACGAGATCGGCAACCCTCTCGAAGCCATTCAGAACATCCTCTATCTCATCCGCCAGTCCGACGTCGCCACACCCGAAATCGTCCGCCTCACCCGCATGGCCTCCGAAGAAGCCGACCGCGTCCTCACCATCTCGCGCTCCACGCTCTCCTTCTTCCGCCAGTCCAGCAACCCCGAGCGCATCGACCTCCGCGCCGCCGCCGAAAGCGTCCGCTTCCTTCTCGACCCCGTCCTTCGCCGCCGTGAGATCACTCTCAACGTTCGCATCTCGGGCGATGTCACCATCGACGCACTCGCCGGCGAAGCTCGTCAGGTCCTCCTCAACCTCGTCCGCAACGCCTGCGAAGCCAGCCCCCGTGGCGGCTCCGCTGTCACACTTACACTCTCCGGCCAGGCCGACCACGTCGACATCATCGTCACCGACGAAGGTTCTGGCATCGATCCCGCCGTCCTTCCGACCATCTTCCAATTCGGCCAGACCACGAAGGGTTCACAGGGCAACGGCATGGGCCTCTGGACCGTGAAGCACATCGTCGATCGCCACGGCGGCAAGATCCACGTCGACTCCCAACCCGGCCACGGCGCCACCTTCACCATCACTTGGCCCCGCCACATCCACTCGCCCACCAACGGCGCCCGCCGCACCACCCGCCTCCACACCGTGAGCGCCTAA
- a CDS encoding site-specific DNA-methyltransferase — MPKRTPAPKPFATPAGEIHLGDNLPILQSLPSASVDLIYIDPPFNTGLTQKRIRITARRSENGTRNGFGNARYETTTVASPDYADTFDDYLAFLRPRLLEAHRLLTPTGSLFLHLDPREVHYAKVMLDEIFGRAHFRNEIIWAYDYGGKPRDRWPAKHDNILWYTRSPTRYTFHYDAIDRIPYMAPELVGPEKAARGKIPTDVWFITVVPTNSREKTGYPTQKPLKLLERILRVHSNPGDLVLDFFAGSGTTGAAAAKLDRRFLLIDASPDAVRIMRKRLAPPASSTNKIIPASR, encoded by the coding sequence ATGCCGAAGCGCACCCCTGCGCCCAAACCATTTGCTACTCCGGCCGGCGAGATCCACCTCGGCGACAACCTTCCCATCCTCCAATCTCTCCCCTCCGCTTCCGTCGACCTCATCTACATCGATCCGCCCTTCAACACCGGCCTCACCCAGAAGCGCATCCGCATCACCGCCCGCCGCAGCGAAAACGGCACGCGCAACGGCTTCGGCAACGCCCGCTACGAGACCACCACTGTCGCCTCGCCCGATTACGCCGACACCTTCGACGATTACCTCGCCTTCCTCCGCCCGCGCCTCCTCGAAGCCCACCGCCTGCTCACGCCCACCGGCTCACTCTTCCTCCATCTCGACCCCCGCGAGGTCCACTACGCCAAGGTCATGCTCGACGAAATCTTCGGCCGCGCCCACTTCCGCAACGAGATCATCTGGGCCTACGACTACGGCGGAAAGCCGCGCGATCGCTGGCCTGCCAAGCACGACAACATCCTCTGGTACACGCGCTCGCCCACCCGCTACACCTTCCACTACGACGCCATCGACCGCATCCCCTACATGGCGCCCGAGCTCGTCGGCCCCGAGAAAGCCGCCCGCGGCAAAATCCCCACCGACGTCTGGTTCATCACCGTTGTCCCCACCAACTCCCGCGAAAAAACCGGCTACCCCACCCAAAAACCCCTCAAGCTCCTCGAGCGCATCCTCCGCGTCCACTCCAATCCCGGCGACCTCGTCCTCGACTTCTTCGCCGGCTCCGGCACCACCGGCGCGGCAGCGGCCAAACTTGACCGCCGCTTTCTCCTCATCGACGCCAGCCCCGACGCCGTCCGCATCATGCGCAAACGCCTCGCCCCCCCAGCGTCCTCCACGAACAAAATAATCCCCGCTTCTAGGTAG
- a CDS encoding translation elongation factor Ts, translated as MSTIEAVKIDAKLVKELREKSGAPMGDCLKALQEAKGDMEEAFVVLRKRGMASAAKKASRSTNEGAVGTYIHAGGKIGVLLELNCESDFVARTEDFQELLKDISMHIAAVDPRYISKDEVTPADIEREKDIYRAQAAATGKPANIIEKMLEGKMGKFYEEVCLLEQPFIKEQSLTIQQLIAQKVAKLGENISVRRFARFKIGDPNYTIAQAKPATTDESAA; from the coding sequence ATGTCTACAATCGAAGCTGTGAAGATCGACGCCAAGCTCGTCAAGGAACTCCGCGAGAAGTCCGGCGCCCCCATGGGCGACTGCCTCAAGGCCCTGCAGGAGGCCAAGGGTGACATGGAGGAGGCGTTCGTCGTCCTCCGCAAGCGTGGCATGGCCTCGGCCGCCAAGAAGGCTTCGCGCTCTACCAACGAGGGCGCGGTCGGCACCTACATCCACGCCGGCGGCAAGATCGGCGTCCTCCTCGAGCTCAACTGCGAGTCCGACTTCGTCGCCCGCACTGAGGACTTCCAGGAGCTCCTCAAGGACATCTCCATGCACATCGCCGCCGTCGACCCGCGCTACATCTCGAAGGATGAGGTGACGCCCGCCGACATCGAGCGCGAGAAGGACATCTACCGCGCCCAGGCCGCCGCTACCGGCAAGCCCGCGAACATCATCGAGAAGATGCTCGAGGGCAAGATGGGCAAGTTCTACGAGGAGGTCTGCCTGCTCGAGCAGCCCTTCATCAAGGAGCAGTCCCTCACCATCCAGCAGCTCATCGCGCAGAAGGTTGCCAAGCTGGGCGAGAACATCTCGGTCCGCCGCTTCGCCCGCTTCAAGATCGGCGACCCCAACTACACCATTGCTCAGGCGAAGCCTGCCACGACCGACGAGTCAGCCGCATAA
- the rpsB gene encoding 30S ribosomal protein S2 has protein sequence MASITMKELLEAGVHFGHQTKRWNPKMKEYIFGERNGIYIIDLQKTLKMFKEASKFVTDLTSSGKLILFVGTKRQAQDAIAEEANRAGMPYINSRWLGGLLTNWVTVQKSVKRLQELDDMSTDGRYELLTKKEVIKLERERKSLSTNLSGIKNMRRLPDAIFVVDSNNEAIAVSEARKLGIPVVAVVDTNCDPTVVDYVIPGNDDALRAIRLFTTKIADAAYEGTQMISDKAFAQEYADVTPAVTESHLLADEDDVARNEIQISAGAAADSIEDTEDEEIDLNAALGGGIRKAPAAETEAEPAPAEATA, from the coding sequence ATGGCAAGTATCACCATGAAAGAGCTGCTCGAAGCTGGCGTTCACTTCGGGCATCAGACCAAGCGCTGGAACCCCAAGATGAAGGAATACATCTTCGGCGAGCGCAACGGCATTTACATCATCGACCTCCAGAAGACCCTCAAGATGTTTAAAGAGGCGTCCAAGTTCGTCACCGACCTCACCTCCAGCGGCAAGCTCATCCTCTTCGTCGGCACCAAGCGCCAGGCGCAGGATGCCATCGCCGAGGAGGCCAACCGCGCCGGCATGCCTTACATCAACTCGCGCTGGCTCGGCGGCCTGCTCACCAACTGGGTCACCGTCCAGAAGTCGGTCAAGCGCCTCCAGGAGCTCGACGACATGTCCACCGATGGCCGCTACGAGCTGCTGACCAAGAAGGAAGTCATCAAGCTTGAGCGCGAGCGCAAGTCGCTCTCGACCAATCTCTCCGGCATCAAGAACATGCGCCGCCTCCCCGACGCGATCTTCGTCGTCGACTCGAACAACGAAGCCATCGCCGTCTCCGAGGCCCGCAAGCTCGGCATCCCCGTCGTCGCCGTCGTCGACACCAACTGCGATCCCACCGTCGTTGACTACGTCATCCCCGGCAACGACGACGCCCTCCGCGCCATCCGCCTCTTCACCACGAAGATCGCCGATGCCGCCTACGAGGGAACGCAGATGATCTCCGACAAGGCCTTCGCGCAGGAGTATGCCGACGTGACGCCGGCCGTCACCGAGTCGCATCTCCTCGCGGATGAAGACGACGTCGCCCGCAACGAGATTCAGATCTCTGCCGGCGCCGCGGCCGACTCCATTGAAGACACTGAGGACGAGGAGATCGACCTCAACGCTGCCCTCGGCGGCGGTATCCGCAAGGCACCCGCAGCCGAGACCGAAGCCGAGCCGGCACCCGCCGAAGCGACCGCCTAA
- the rpsI gene encoding 30S ribosomal protein S9: MADLIQYYGTGRRKSAIARVFLRPGSGKFTINGKQFEEYFVTPAQRAAAKQPLGIADINETFDILTTVKGGGVNGQADAVKLGIARALMEFNAELRKTLKAGGMVTRDARGKERKKYGQKGARARFQFSKR, translated from the coding sequence ATGGCAGATCTGATCCAATACTACGGAACCGGCCGGCGCAAGAGCGCAATCGCTCGCGTCTTCCTCCGCCCTGGCTCGGGCAAGTTCACCATCAACGGCAAGCAGTTTGAGGAGTACTTTGTCACTCCCGCACAGCGCGCCGCCGCCAAGCAGCCGCTCGGCATCGCCGACATCAACGAGACCTTCGACATCCTGACCACGGTCAAGGGTGGCGGCGTCAACGGCCAGGCCGATGCTGTCAAGCTCGGCATCGCCCGCGCTCTCATGGAGTTCAACGCCGAACTGCGCAAAACGCTCAAGGCCGGCGGCATGGTCACTCGTGACGCCCGCGGCAAGGAACGCAAGAAGTACGGCCAGAAGGGTGCCCGCGCCCGCTTCCAGTTCAGCAAGCGCTAA
- the rplM gene encoding 50S ribosomal protein L13: MNLNQTTTIPSGKDVPRKWFVLDASGQTLGRLASRAANVLTGKNNPLYTPYIDMGDHVIVINAEKIHVTGMKASQKMYRRYTGFPGGLREEGFTKLLARRPEKIVEEAIKGMLPKSKLGRQMATKLKVYKGADHPHKAQQPTALSA, translated from the coding sequence GTGAATCTGAATCAGACAACGACGATTCCCAGCGGCAAAGACGTCCCGCGCAAGTGGTTCGTCCTCGACGCCAGCGGACAGACCCTCGGCCGTCTCGCCTCCCGCGCCGCCAACGTTCTTACGGGTAAGAACAACCCGCTCTATACGCCCTACATTGATATGGGCGACCACGTCATCGTCATCAACGCCGAGAAGATCCACGTCACCGGCATGAAGGCGAGCCAGAAGATGTATCGCCGCTACACCGGCTTTCCCGGCGGCTTGCGCGAGGAGGGCTTCACCAAGCTGCTCGCCCGCCGTCCCGAGAAGATCGTCGAAGAGGCCATCAAGGGCATGCTCCCCAAGTCCAAGCTCGGCCGCCAGATGGCCACCAAGCTCAAGGTCTACAAGGGTGCCGACCACCCGCACAAGGCCCAGCAGCCCACCGCGCTCAGCGCCTAA
- a CDS encoding energy transducer TonB: MRRLYAAVAGFLFLAGSAAALGADVQPNGQAIAERLIGKQLFLRGFWADDNLKFDAQGQIQTSADTVPFTESGIDVRSVRVNGNSLMIEGQRMALEFLPNDEIRRVPAKTEQDAGAISMEIAGDGSGNFDRALDVVFAKDLATLAPSLPQYWQAYAMQHFLPVSSAPKFQKESFVTESATSVTFTPEEKSAMHVGGEVKPPTLVRTYNPTFTDLANAQKFTGNVKLYLWFDSDGKVSHVSVAQPAGLGLDEAAIAAVQQYQFQPATLNGNAVTVDLYLNVQFKSLQSTLW; this comes from the coding sequence ATGCGTCGACTGTACGCCGCGGTTGCGGGTTTTCTTTTTCTGGCAGGGAGTGCTGCGGCGCTCGGCGCGGATGTGCAACCGAATGGACAGGCGATCGCAGAACGGCTGATAGGCAAGCAGCTTTTTCTTCGCGGATTCTGGGCGGACGACAACCTGAAATTCGATGCGCAGGGGCAGATTCAAACTTCGGCGGACACGGTTCCGTTTACGGAGTCGGGGATTGATGTGCGGTCAGTGCGGGTGAATGGGAATTCGCTGATGATTGAGGGCCAGCGGATGGCGCTGGAGTTCCTGCCGAACGATGAGATCCGGCGTGTGCCGGCGAAGACCGAGCAGGATGCGGGCGCGATCAGCATGGAGATCGCAGGCGATGGAAGCGGGAATTTCGACCGGGCTCTGGATGTGGTGTTCGCGAAGGACCTGGCGACGCTGGCGCCTTCCCTGCCCCAGTACTGGCAGGCGTACGCGATGCAGCACTTTCTACCGGTGAGTTCGGCGCCGAAGTTCCAGAAAGAGAGCTTTGTCACCGAAAGCGCGACGTCGGTGACGTTTACGCCGGAAGAGAAAAGCGCGATGCATGTGGGTGGCGAGGTGAAGCCGCCGACGCTGGTCCGGACCTACAATCCGACGTTCACCGACCTGGCGAACGCGCAGAAGTTTACGGGGAATGTGAAGCTGTATCTGTGGTTCGATTCTGATGGCAAGGTCTCGCACGTGAGCGTGGCGCAGCCTGCGGGATTGGGGTTGGATGAGGCGGCGATTGCGGCGGTCCAGCAGTATCAGTTTCAGCCGGCGACCCTGAACGGCAATGCGGTGACGGTTGACCTGTATCTGAATGTGCAGTTCAAGAGCCTGCAGTCTACTTTGTGGTAG
- a CDS encoding glycosyltransferase 87 family protein: MTGIQSLEARTALGSAFAIVGYFAASSNSIHRPGRAIFDRTINFAFILSRLAVFCGVFLVLHLPVRGDIPAFYFPEAHLLLQHELPYRDFQSSYAPLHTFLDAALLRLWNSPLAIILFAILVEFLILPVWLRAARLFASERAARIAAVLYVTSAISLQFVTIDGQDNVVTAVLLGLGVLAISRQRDAISGALVGFSSVLIKFLSMLFAPAFILAARGWLRWLVGFVVVIVAGYGAFALLHLPIFEPLSREGGLRTASDLPYLLESAAGHTAPMKLEDGLLGIVLLVIIAVMVRARLRARAEAPLLRLAVFGCASLNLALLIFSKKSWPPYLVLTLFPFCLLLGEGTRQRLRLACFALFNVVAVTTHSIWATVFGQFLAEPFHHALAQRQPMAIVFLVTQILLVAGYAWLLIESIDAMLSPTPTPTREPRTATTK; this comes from the coding sequence ATGACTGGAATCCAAAGCCTTGAGGCCCGCACCGCGCTCGGCAGCGCATTCGCGATCGTCGGTTACTTCGCAGCCTCCAGTAACTCCATCCACCGCCCAGGCCGCGCCATCTTCGATCGCACAATCAACTTCGCCTTCATCCTCTCGCGTCTCGCCGTCTTCTGCGGTGTATTCCTCGTCCTCCACCTTCCCGTCCGCGGCGACATCCCCGCGTTCTACTTCCCCGAAGCGCACCTGTTGCTCCAGCATGAACTGCCGTATCGCGACTTCCAATCCAGCTACGCTCCTCTTCACACGTTCCTCGACGCCGCTCTCCTCCGCCTTTGGAACTCGCCCCTCGCCATCATCCTCTTCGCCATCCTCGTTGAGTTCCTCATCCTCCCCGTCTGGCTTCGCGCCGCGCGCCTCTTCGCCTCCGAGCGCGCCGCGCGCATCGCCGCCGTCCTTTACGTCACCAGCGCCATCAGCCTGCAGTTCGTCACCATTGACGGCCAGGACAATGTCGTCACCGCCGTCCTCCTCGGGCTCGGGGTCCTCGCCATCTCCCGCCAGCGCGACGCCATCTCAGGCGCGCTCGTCGGCTTCAGCTCCGTCCTCATCAAATTCCTCTCCATGCTCTTCGCGCCCGCGTTCATTCTTGCCGCGCGCGGTTGGCTGCGCTGGCTCGTCGGCTTCGTCGTTGTCATCGTCGCGGGGTATGGTGCATTCGCACTCTTGCACCTGCCCATCTTCGAGCCACTCTCGCGCGAGGGCGGCCTTCGCACCGCCAGCGATCTTCCTTACCTGCTCGAATCCGCTGCAGGCCACACCGCCCCAATGAAACTCGAAGACGGTTTGCTCGGCATCGTCCTGCTCGTCATCATCGCGGTCATGGTGCGCGCCCGTCTTCGCGCTCGGGCCGAAGCACCTCTACTGCGCCTCGCCGTCTTCGGCTGCGCCTCGCTAAATCTGGCGCTGCTTATTTTTTCCAAGAAGTCGTGGCCGCCCTACCTCGTGCTCACGTTGTTTCCGTTCTGCCTTCTTCTCGGCGAAGGCACGCGCCAGCGTCTCCGCCTCGCCTGCTTCGCTCTGTTCAACGTGGTCGCGGTCACCACCCACAGCATCTGGGCCACGGTCTTCGGCCAGTTCCTCGCCGAACCCTTTCACCACGCGCTCGCTCAACGACAGCCCATGGCCATCGTCTTCCTCGTCACACAGATTCTGCTTGTCGCTGGCTACGCCTGGCTGCTCATCGAGAGCATCGACGCGATGCTCTCGCCCACTCCCACGCCCACCAGAGAACCGCGCACGGCTACCACAAAGTAG
- a CDS encoding energy transducer TonB has translation MRGAWCGVVLCVIVCAPVARANKDKAAENAFRDSVIKQQLVLRSFSGEDVVHAVWAGTALEVDQPRWRTIGVLDVNSVQMKHHELILLCTRRVLMRDASGKFALSDGERSVEIDVDLKGADPVQVLPQLKQQLFYSSTDEAVAAVPKRLQGMLPAREPGSGPRRAGGVMCDCAEEGTDACSGRNPREGLRPPRATYTPDPEYSEEARNAGINGDVLVALVVDETGRATDLWVARPAGYGLDETSVNAVRQYEFQPATCHGQPIAMPLNVEVNFHIFSRRR, from the coding sequence ATGCGAGGAGCATGGTGTGGAGTTGTGTTGTGTGTGATCGTGTGCGCGCCGGTTGCGCGCGCGAACAAGGACAAGGCTGCAGAGAATGCGTTCCGGGACTCGGTGATAAAGCAGCAGCTTGTGCTGCGAAGCTTTAGCGGTGAGGACGTAGTGCATGCAGTGTGGGCGGGGACGGCCCTTGAAGTCGACCAGCCGCGGTGGCGGACGATCGGCGTGCTCGACGTGAACTCTGTGCAGATGAAGCACCACGAGCTGATACTGTTATGCACAAGACGTGTGCTGATGCGTGATGCGAGCGGCAAATTCGCGCTGAGCGACGGCGAGAGGTCTGTGGAGATTGATGTTGATTTGAAGGGCGCTGATCCTGTCCAGGTGCTGCCTCAGTTGAAACAGCAACTTTTCTATTCGTCGACGGACGAAGCCGTGGCTGCTGTTCCGAAGCGGTTGCAGGGGATGCTGCCGGCGCGGGAACCGGGCAGCGGGCCGCGCAGAGCCGGCGGCGTGATGTGCGATTGCGCGGAGGAAGGGACGGACGCCTGTTCGGGACGGAATCCGAGGGAGGGGCTGAGACCGCCGAGGGCAACGTACACGCCCGATCCGGAATATAGCGAGGAGGCGCGAAACGCGGGAATCAACGGAGATGTTCTGGTGGCTCTCGTCGTCGATGAGACCGGAAGAGCGACGGATTTATGGGTGGCCCGGCCAGCGGGATATGGGCTGGATGAGACCTCGGTTAATGCAGTGCGGCAGTACGAGTTCCAACCGGCGACGTGCCATGGACAGCCGATAGCTATGCCACTGAATGTAGAGGTGAACTTCCATATCTTCAGCCGAAGGCGGTGA